One Sediminicola sp. YIK13 DNA segment encodes these proteins:
- the rplS gene encoding 50S ribosomal protein L19, whose protein sequence is MESLIKFVQDEFVPKKDFPKFSAGDTITVYYEIKEGEKTRTQFFKGVVIQRKGSGTTETFTIRKMSGTVGVERIFPVNMPALQKVEVNKKGKVRRARIYYFRGLTGKKARIKEVRM, encoded by the coding sequence ATGGAATCATTAATTAAATTTGTTCAAGACGAATTTGTTCCTAAGAAGGACTTTCCAAAATTCTCAGCAGGAGACACAATTACTGTGTACTATGAAATTAAGGAAGGTGAAAAGACCCGTACCCAGTTCTTTAAAGGAGTTGTTATACAACGTAAAGGATCTGGAACTACAGAAACATTTACGATCCGTAAAATGTCCGGTACTGTAGGTGTAGAGCGTATATTCCCAGTGAATATGCCAGCTTTACAAAAGGTAGAGGTCAACAAAAAAGGTAAAGTACGTAGAGCTCGTATTTACTACTTTAGAGGCCTTACAGGTAAGAAAGCAAGAATTAAAGAAGTTAGAATGTAA
- a CDS encoding NADP-dependent isocitrate dehydrogenase produces MPKIIYTKTDEAPALATESFLPIVKAFTKTSGITIETKDISLSGRIIATFPDFLKADQKISDDLAELGALAKTPEANIIKLPNISASIPQLKEAITELQSQGYAVPNYPDEPKNEQEKEIKSRYDKIKGSAVNPVLREGNSDRRAPKAIKNYAKKNPHSMGAWGADSKSHVASMDHGDFKSNEKSLTIAQPTALKVELVKADGSTKILKDKISILAGEIIDATVMNKKALLAFLKEQVIDAKKNGVLFSLHMKATMMKVSDPIIFGHAVEVFFETVFAKHAETFKKIGVNANDGLENLLSKLSELPESKRKEIEADIEAAITNGPDLAMVNSDKGVTNLHVPSDIIVDASMPAMIRNGGQMWNAEGKAQDTKAIIPDSSYAGVFETTIEFCKKNGAFDPRTMGTVPNVGLMAQKAEEYGSHDKTFEIEDSGSVNVVDLNTGAILIQHNVEQGDIWRMCQVKDAPIQDWIKLAVSRARATGTPAVFWLDKNRAHDMELIKKVNTYLPNYDTSGLDIRILSPDEATLFTLKRLKAGEDTISITGNVLRDYLTDLFPILEVGTSAKMLSIVPLMNGGGLFETGAGGSAPKHVEQFLEEGHLRWDSLGEFLALGVSLEHYSEKNNNPKALVLADALDVATEKFLDNDRSPSRKVGELDNRGSHFYLALYWAQALANQNKDQELNAIFTKVAKELEENEFKIISELNAAQGSANNIGGYYKPNVALMAKAMRPSSTFNTILSQI; encoded by the coding sequence ATGCCAAAAATAATATACACTAAAACTGATGAAGCCCCTGCGTTGGCTACAGAATCATTTCTACCCATTGTTAAAGCATTTACCAAAACCTCTGGAATAACCATTGAAACAAAAGATATTTCATTGTCTGGAAGAATCATCGCCACTTTTCCTGATTTTTTGAAAGCAGATCAAAAAATTTCAGACGATTTGGCCGAATTGGGGGCATTGGCAAAAACACCTGAAGCCAATATCATTAAATTACCAAACATCTCTGCATCCATACCACAGCTTAAAGAGGCAATAACAGAACTACAATCACAAGGGTATGCTGTTCCCAACTATCCGGACGAACCTAAGAATGAGCAAGAGAAAGAGATCAAGTCTAGATACGATAAGATCAAGGGAAGTGCTGTTAACCCAGTGTTACGCGAAGGAAACTCCGACAGAAGAGCTCCAAAAGCAATAAAAAATTATGCCAAGAAAAACCCACATTCCATGGGGGCTTGGGGTGCCGATTCAAAGTCCCATGTTGCCTCTATGGACCATGGTGACTTTAAATCCAACGAGAAATCATTAACCATTGCCCAGCCAACCGCCTTAAAGGTTGAATTGGTGAAAGCCGATGGGAGTACCAAAATTTTAAAGGATAAAATCTCTATTCTGGCCGGAGAAATCATCGATGCCACGGTAATGAACAAAAAAGCCTTATTGGCATTCTTAAAAGAGCAGGTAATCGATGCCAAGAAAAACGGAGTCTTGTTTTCCTTGCACATGAAAGCCACCATGATGAAGGTATCCGATCCTATCATTTTTGGACATGCCGTTGAGGTGTTTTTTGAAACCGTATTTGCTAAACATGCAGAAACCTTCAAAAAGATTGGTGTCAATGCCAATGATGGTCTGGAAAATCTATTGAGCAAATTATCAGAACTTCCAGAGTCAAAAAGAAAAGAAATTGAAGCTGATATAGAAGCTGCCATTACTAACGGACCTGACTTGGCCATGGTGAATTCTGACAAAGGTGTTACCAACCTTCATGTACCTAGTGATATCATTGTTGATGCTTCAATGCCTGCCATGATTAGAAACGGAGGCCAAATGTGGAATGCTGAAGGAAAAGCCCAAGACACCAAAGCAATTATCCCTGATAGCAGTTATGCCGGTGTTTTTGAAACCACCATTGAATTCTGTAAAAAGAATGGGGCTTTTGATCCAAGAACCATGGGAACAGTTCCCAACGTTGGCCTAATGGCACAAAAAGCGGAAGAATATGGTTCCCATGATAAAACTTTTGAAATAGAAGATAGTGGTTCCGTAAACGTTGTAGACCTTAATACCGGAGCTATTCTTATCCAACACAATGTAGAGCAAGGAGATATCTGGAGAATGTGTCAGGTAAAGGATGCCCCGATCCAAGACTGGATAAAACTTGCTGTTTCTAGGGCAAGGGCTACAGGAACTCCTGCCGTATTTTGGTTAGATAAAAATAGGGCCCATGATATGGAACTCATTAAGAAGGTGAACACATACCTTCCAAATTATGATACCTCTGGACTTGACATTCGTATTTTATCGCCTGACGAAGCCACGTTATTTACCTTAAAAAGATTAAAAGCAGGAGAAGACACCATTTCTATAACTGGTAACGTACTAAGAGATTATCTAACAGATCTTTTTCCAATATTGGAGGTAGGTACCAGTGCTAAAATGCTTTCCATTGTTCCCTTGATGAACGGCGGTGGGTTATTTGAAACAGGTGCTGGGGGTTCTGCTCCTAAACACGTTGAACAATTTTTGGAAGAAGGCCACCTACGATGGGATTCTTTGGGTGAATTTTTGGCCCTTGGAGTTTCTCTCGAGCACTATTCCGAAAAGAACAACAATCCAAAAGCCCTAGTTTTGGCTGATGCCTTGGACGTTGCAACTGAGAAGTTCTTGGACAATGATAGATCACCTTCAAGAAAAGTAGGTGAATTGGACAATAGGGGAAGTCATTTTTACCTTGCACTATATTGGGCTCAAGCCTTGGCAAATCAAAACAAAGACCAAGAGCTAAACGCCATATTTACAAAGGTGGCCAAGGAATTGGAAGAAAATGAATTTAAAATTATTTCTGAATTAAATGCAGCACAAGGTTCCGCGAACAATATTGGCGGCTATTACAAACCTAATGTTGCTCTTATGGCAAAAGCAATGAGGCCTAGCAGCACATTTAATACTATTTTGAGCCAGATTTAA